One window from the genome of Streptomyces sp. NBC_00597 encodes:
- a CDS encoding beta-ketoacyl-[acyl-carrier-protein] synthase family protein: MRRVVITGIGVVAPGRPGTKEFWSLLTDGRTATRAITLFDASAFRSRIAAEADFDPQESGLSAEQSGRLDRAAQFAVVSAREALADSGLAGSYDAARTGVTLGSALGCTTGLDAEYGVVSEQGTRTLVDHTKAVPHLYDYFVPSSMAAEVARTVGAQGPVALVSTGCTSGLDAIGHAVDLVREGSADVMVTGAAEAPITPITAACFDAIRATSTRNDEPETASRPFDRTRNGFVLGEGSAVLVIEEYEHARSRGAHVYAEISGFASRSNAYHMTGLRPDGVEMAAAITAALGEAGLGPEHIDYINAHGSGTKQNDKHETEAFKRSLGQRAYEVPVSSIKSMIGHSLGAIGALEVAACALAIEHDTVPPTANLHEPDPACDLDYTPLTARRQRTDAVLTVGSGFGGFQSAMILTSPNLKADR; encoded by the coding sequence ATGAGACGAGTCGTCATCACGGGCATCGGGGTCGTGGCCCCGGGCCGCCCGGGCACCAAGGAATTCTGGTCGCTGCTGACCGACGGCCGGACGGCCACCCGCGCCATCACCCTCTTCGACGCCTCCGCGTTCCGCTCCCGGATCGCCGCCGAGGCGGACTTCGACCCGCAGGAGTCCGGGCTGAGCGCCGAGCAGTCCGGGCGCCTGGACCGCGCCGCCCAGTTCGCCGTCGTCAGCGCCCGCGAGGCCCTCGCCGACAGCGGCCTGGCCGGCTCGTACGACGCCGCGCGCACCGGGGTCACCCTCGGCAGCGCGCTGGGCTGCACCACCGGCCTGGACGCCGAGTACGGGGTCGTCAGCGAGCAGGGCACCCGTACGCTCGTCGACCACACCAAGGCCGTACCCCACCTGTACGACTACTTCGTCCCCAGCTCGATGGCGGCCGAGGTGGCCCGTACCGTCGGCGCCCAGGGGCCCGTGGCGCTGGTGTCCACCGGCTGCACCTCCGGTCTCGACGCGATCGGGCACGCCGTCGACCTCGTCCGCGAGGGCAGTGCCGACGTGATGGTCACCGGCGCGGCCGAGGCGCCCATCACGCCGATCACCGCAGCCTGCTTCGACGCGATCCGTGCCACCTCCACCCGCAATGACGAGCCGGAGACCGCCTCGCGGCCCTTCGACCGCACCCGCAACGGGTTCGTCCTCGGGGAGGGCTCGGCCGTGCTCGTCATCGAGGAGTACGAGCACGCCCGCAGCCGCGGCGCCCACGTCTACGCCGAGATCTCCGGATTCGCCTCGCGCAGCAACGCGTACCACATGACCGGACTGCGGCCCGACGGAGTCGAGATGGCCGCGGCCATCACGGCCGCGCTCGGCGAGGCGGGGCTGGGGCCCGAGCACATCGACTACATCAACGCGCACGGCTCCGGCACCAAGCAGAACGACAAGCACGAAACCGAGGCGTTCAAGCGGAGCCTGGGACAACGGGCGTACGAGGTCCCCGTCAGCTCCATCAAGTCGATGATCGGGCACTCGCTCGGCGCGATCGGAGCCCTCGAAGTGGCCGCCTGCGCCCTGGCCATCGAACACGACACCGTCCCCCCGACGGCGAACCTGCACGAGCCCGACCCGGCCTGCGACCTCGACTACACCCCGCTGACCGCCCGCCGGCAGCGCACCGACGCGGTCCTGACCGTCGGCAGCGGCTTCGGCGGGTTCCAGAGCGCGATGATCCTGACCAGCCCGAACCTGAAGGCGGACCGATGA
- a CDS encoding ketosynthase chain-length factor — MTTAVAAPAPAPAVACVPAAARPRTAAPVVTGIGVAAPNGLGTEAWWSAVLRGRSGIRPVSRFDASGYPAKLAGEVPGFVDADHVSSRLLPQTDRVTRLSLAAAKEALDDAGADPAQLPEHAAGVVTANSFGGFEFGQQELQALWSKGGQHVSAYQSFAWFYAVNSGQISIRHGLRGASGVIVSEQAGGLDAMAHARRQIRKGAELVVTGGIDSALCSWGWAAYLAGGGLTDREDPARAYLPFAEDASGHVAGEGGALLVLEGAEEARRRGARVYGTLAGHAATFDSDGTSRLGAAAELALADAGVHPDEVDVVFADAAGERGADRAEAEAITALFGPRGVPVTAPKSMTGRLAAGGAALDVAAALLTLRDQLIPPTTGTELPADDCPLDLVTGAPSPALGLPLRTALVLARGRGGFNSAVVVRAADA, encoded by the coding sequence ATGACCACCGCAGTCGCCGCCCCTGCCCCCGCCCCTGCCGTCGCTTGCGTACCCGCTGCCGCCCGGCCGCGGACCGCGGCCCCCGTCGTCACCGGCATCGGGGTCGCCGCCCCCAACGGGCTCGGCACCGAGGCCTGGTGGTCCGCCGTCCTGCGCGGCCGCTCGGGCATCCGGCCGGTCAGCCGGTTCGACGCGAGCGGTTACCCGGCGAAGCTCGCCGGGGAGGTGCCCGGATTCGTCGACGCCGACCACGTGTCGAGCCGGCTGCTGCCGCAGACGGACCGCGTCACCCGGCTCTCGCTCGCCGCAGCGAAGGAGGCCCTCGACGACGCCGGGGCCGACCCCGCGCAGCTGCCCGAGCACGCCGCCGGCGTGGTCACCGCCAACTCCTTCGGAGGGTTCGAGTTCGGCCAGCAGGAGCTCCAGGCACTGTGGAGCAAGGGCGGCCAGCACGTCTCGGCGTACCAGTCCTTCGCCTGGTTCTACGCCGTCAACAGCGGCCAGATCTCCATCCGGCACGGCCTGCGCGGCGCCTCCGGAGTGATCGTCTCCGAGCAGGCCGGCGGCCTCGACGCGATGGCCCACGCCCGCCGCCAGATCCGCAAGGGCGCCGAGCTCGTCGTCACCGGCGGCATCGACTCCGCGTTGTGCTCCTGGGGCTGGGCCGCCTACCTGGCCGGCGGCGGGCTCACCGACCGCGAGGACCCGGCCCGCGCCTACCTGCCGTTCGCCGAGGACGCGAGCGGCCACGTCGCGGGCGAGGGCGGCGCGCTCCTCGTCCTGGAGGGCGCCGAAGAGGCGCGCCGGCGCGGAGCCCGCGTCTACGGGACCCTCGCCGGGCATGCCGCCACTTTCGACTCCGACGGGACCTCCCGGCTCGGGGCGGCCGCCGAACTCGCCCTCGCCGACGCGGGCGTACACCCCGACGAGGTGGACGTCGTCTTCGCCGACGCCGCGGGCGAACGGGGCGCCGACCGCGCCGAAGCCGAGGCGATCACCGCGCTGTTCGGCCCGCGCGGGGTGCCCGTCACCGCACCGAAGTCGATGACCGGGCGGCTCGCCGCAGGTGGCGCGGCCCTCGACGTGGCAGCCGCCCTGCTCACCCTGCGCGACCAGCTGATCCCGCCGACCACCGGGACCGAGCTCCCGGCCGACGACTGCCCGCTGGACCTGGTCACCGGAGCGCCCAGCCCCGCCCTGGGGCTGCCGCTGCGGACCGCGCTCGTGCTCGCCCGCGGCCGTGGCGGCTTCAACTCGGCCGTCGTCGTCCGTGCCGCGGACGCCTGA
- a CDS encoding acyl carrier protein: protein MDRLELDDLKRILRECAGEEEGIDLDGDVLDMNWFELGYDSLAVLQTTGYVEREYDVLLDEEALDDADTPRRYLAMVNEVLAARAAV, encoded by the coding sequence ATGGACCGGCTGGAACTCGACGACCTGAAGCGCATCCTGCGCGAGTGCGCGGGCGAGGAGGAGGGCATCGACCTCGACGGCGACGTCCTGGACATGAACTGGTTCGAGCTGGGCTACGACTCGCTCGCCGTCCTCCAGACCACCGGGTACGTCGAGCGCGAATACGACGTCCTCCTCGACGAGGAGGCCCTCGACGACGCCGACACCCCCCGCCGCTACCTCGCCATGGTCAACGAGGTGCTGGCAGCACGGGCCGCGGTCTGA
- a CDS encoding FAD-dependent monooxygenase yields MREQAATAGASTTATAGDAIDTDVCVIGAGPAGLALTLMLLRSGVRVTLVERSTAFHRDFHGEILQPGGQRILDELGVLAGAAAHGAACLGGFQVLERERVLLDIDYGRLPAPYDHLLALPQPHLLRELLAACRRLPGFTLLEGHRIAALRQRRPDGPCTGAVVNGPDRVPVTVRAQVVVGADGRFSKTRALAGIDAGRVESFAHDVVWFALHAPGRATGRVRVHRTAGSALLVHDTHPDRLRIGWTLPHGGWRGAVRRGIEDIRRELAEALPPFADLVHEQITAMADLTLLDVFASHAAQWVRDGLVLLGDSAHTHGPIGAQGINLALQDAAALHPVLVSALSDGEPTARRLAAYRDRRAPAAAAVHRMQVMQARTMFGGGGPAADFLRARAAALVTRTPIGAKITRKVAHGHDPAGVRTDLFTPLPAHRAA; encoded by the coding sequence GTGCGCGAACAGGCAGCCACCGCCGGCGCCTCCACCACCGCCACCGCCGGCGACGCCATCGACACCGACGTCTGCGTCATCGGGGCCGGGCCGGCCGGGCTGGCGCTGACGCTCATGCTGCTGCGCTCCGGCGTCCGGGTGACCCTGGTCGAACGCTCCACCGCGTTCCACCGCGATTTCCACGGCGAGATCCTCCAGCCCGGCGGCCAGCGGATCCTCGACGAACTCGGCGTCCTCGCCGGAGCTGCGGCCCACGGCGCGGCGTGCCTGGGCGGTTTCCAGGTACTGGAGCGGGAGCGGGTGCTGCTCGACATCGACTACGGGCGGCTGCCCGCCCCGTACGACCACCTGCTCGCCCTCCCGCAGCCGCACCTGCTCCGGGAACTCCTCGCCGCCTGCCGGCGGCTGCCCGGCTTCACCCTGCTCGAAGGCCACCGGATCGCCGCGCTCCGCCAGCGGCGGCCGGACGGCCCCTGCACGGGCGCCGTGGTGAACGGCCCCGATCGGGTGCCCGTCACCGTCCGCGCGCAGGTGGTCGTCGGCGCCGACGGCCGGTTCTCCAAGACCCGCGCGCTCGCCGGCATCGACGCGGGGCGCGTCGAGTCCTTCGCCCACGACGTGGTGTGGTTCGCGCTGCACGCGCCAGGCCGGGCCACCGGGCGGGTACGGGTGCACCGCACGGCCGGCAGCGCCCTGCTCGTCCACGACACCCACCCCGACCGGCTGCGGATCGGCTGGACCCTGCCGCACGGCGGCTGGCGCGGCGCCGTCCGGCGCGGCATCGAGGACATCCGACGGGAACTGGCCGAGGCACTGCCCCCGTTCGCGGACCTCGTCCACGAACAGATCACCGCCATGGCCGACCTGACCCTGCTCGACGTGTTCGCCTCGCACGCCGCGCAATGGGTGCGCGACGGGCTCGTCCTGCTCGGCGACAGCGCCCACACCCACGGGCCCATCGGCGCCCAGGGCATCAACCTGGCCCTCCAGGACGCCGCCGCGCTGCACCCCGTACTCGTCTCCGCGCTGTCCGACGGGGAGCCGACGGCCCGGCGACTCGCGGCCTACCGGGACCGGCGCGCCCCGGCGGCGGCCGCCGTGCACCGCATGCAGGTCATGCAGGCCCGCACGATGTTCGGCGGCGGCGGGCCCGCTGCCGACTTCCTGCGGGCGCGGGCGGCGGCGCTCGTCACCCGCACCCCGATCGGCGCGAAGATCACCCGGAAGGTCGCGCACGGTCACGACCCGGCCGGGGTGCGCACCGACCTGTTCACGCCGCTGCCCGCGCACCGCGCCGCGTAG
- a CDS encoding nuclear transport factor 2 family protein, translating into MTATTATIAAEASPRPPREREFGLLYAEVQQFYSRQMQLFDSFEAEPWARTFTPDAVFDVPTLPAPVIGRAALAANVRRNAEVQAGTGEQLRHWLGMLDARPQPDGSVHTRSYALVYLTPRGGGSKVHRVCVMEDVLVPAPGGWQVAHRLVTRDDLA; encoded by the coding sequence ATGACCGCGACAACCGCGACGATCGCCGCCGAGGCGTCCCCCCGCCCGCCCCGGGAACGGGAGTTCGGGCTGCTGTACGCCGAGGTCCAGCAGTTCTACTCCCGGCAGATGCAGCTGTTCGACTCCTTCGAGGCCGAGCCGTGGGCGCGTACGTTCACACCGGACGCGGTCTTCGACGTGCCGACGCTGCCGGCGCCGGTGATCGGGCGCGCGGCCCTCGCCGCGAACGTCCGGCGCAACGCGGAGGTGCAGGCCGGCACCGGCGAGCAGCTGCGGCACTGGCTCGGCATGCTGGACGCGCGGCCGCAGCCCGACGGCTCGGTGCACACCCGCAGCTACGCACTGGTGTACCTGACCCCGCGGGGCGGTGGGTCGAAGGTGCACCGGGTCTGCGTGATGGAGGACGTACTGGTGCCCGCGCCCGGCGGCTGGCAGGTCGCCCACCGCCTGGTGACGCGCGACGACCTGGCCTGA
- a CDS encoding class I adenylate-forming enzyme family protein — protein sequence MPRFVYPELPLDGLLRRAAVRDPAGRAIRTATGGGVTTTVTFAELDARADRFASYLEHTLGRRGARIGVANVLDPVFAAAYYGTVRSGNTVVLVNPLIKEAGLVHVLRTAEVEVAFVPTATAELLVKLGDGLPHLRSVVVTDAPDGMVPGDAVPLEAALESAPERTDLPGAVDLDGDACIQFTTGTTGRPKGVRLTHRNLVANAAQTAAAHDLGSDSVTLNHLPLYHVMHLNSGVYAGACQVLCTDPDPIASLAAAAQVGATHYYGLPARLHRLAQDERLTHDFPAGARLTAVLSGGTALSPTAARTLRARLGVPVIQGYGLAELSPLSHCQDPHRPKSGSVGAAVPGTECRIVAVDTSTPLDVYATGEVQVRGPQVMAGYLDETVTRPVDADGWFATGDIGYLGEDGVLFLVDRLDDVFKYDNELVSPSAVEDVIGADPRVAECIVAGWPDPVHGALVWTGIVLRDPTAPGLLDVLDSIVERANARLNDFEQIRRVEVLDAVPRNHVGKPERRTLRQSLRGRAAAEAAAV from the coding sequence ATGCCGAGATTCGTGTACCCGGAACTTCCGCTCGACGGCCTGCTGCGTCGGGCGGCGGTCCGCGACCCGGCCGGGCGGGCGATCCGGACCGCGACGGGCGGCGGTGTCACGACGACGGTGACCTTCGCGGAACTCGACGCCCGGGCCGACCGCTTCGCCTCCTACCTGGAGCACACCCTCGGCCGGCGCGGAGCGCGGATCGGCGTCGCCAACGTCCTCGACCCCGTCTTCGCCGCCGCCTACTACGGGACCGTGCGCAGCGGGAACACGGTGGTGCTGGTCAACCCGTTGATCAAAGAGGCGGGCCTGGTGCACGTCCTGCGCACCGCCGAGGTCGAAGTGGCGTTCGTACCGACCGCCACCGCCGAGCTGCTGGTCAAACTGGGCGACGGGCTGCCGCACCTGCGGTCCGTGGTCGTCACCGACGCGCCCGACGGCATGGTCCCCGGCGACGCCGTCCCGCTGGAGGCCGCCCTGGAGTCGGCGCCGGAGCGGACGGACCTGCCCGGGGCCGTCGACCTCGACGGCGACGCGTGCATCCAGTTCACCACCGGCACCACCGGCCGTCCCAAGGGCGTCCGGCTCACCCACCGCAACCTGGTGGCGAACGCGGCCCAGACCGCCGCCGCGCACGACCTCGGCAGCGACTCGGTCACCCTCAACCACCTGCCGCTCTACCACGTCATGCACCTCAACTCGGGCGTGTACGCAGGTGCCTGCCAGGTGCTGTGCACCGACCCCGACCCGATCGCCTCGCTCGCCGCCGCCGCGCAGGTGGGGGCCACCCACTACTACGGGTTGCCCGCCCGTCTGCACCGGCTGGCCCAGGACGAGCGGCTCACCCACGACTTCCCGGCCGGGGCCCGCCTCACCGCCGTGCTCTCCGGCGGCACCGCCCTGTCCCCGACCGCCGCCCGCACCCTGCGCGCACGCCTGGGCGTGCCCGTCATCCAGGGCTACGGGCTGGCCGAGCTCTCCCCGCTGTCCCACTGCCAGGACCCGCACCGTCCCAAGAGCGGCTCGGTGGGCGCCGCCGTACCCGGCACCGAATGCCGCATCGTCGCCGTGGACACCAGCACGCCGCTCGACGTGTACGCCACCGGCGAGGTCCAGGTCCGCGGGCCGCAGGTGATGGCCGGATACCTCGACGAGACCGTGACCCGGCCCGTCGACGCGGACGGCTGGTTCGCCACCGGGGACATCGGATACCTGGGCGAGGACGGCGTGCTGTTCCTCGTGGACCGGCTCGACGACGTCTTCAAGTACGACAACGAGCTCGTCTCGCCCAGCGCCGTCGAAGACGTCATCGGCGCCGACCCGCGCGTCGCCGAGTGCATCGTGGCGGGCTGGCCCGACCCGGTCCACGGCGCGCTCGTGTGGACCGGCATCGTCCTGCGCGACCCCACCGCCCCCGGCCTGCTCGACGTCCTCGACTCCATCGTGGAGCGCGCCAACGCCCGCCTGAACGACTTCGAGCAGATCCGCCGCGTCGAGGTGCTCGATGCCGTGCCGCGCAACCACGTCGGCAAGCCCGAGCGGCGCACGCTGCGCCAGAGCCTGCGCGGCCGCGCCGCCGCGGAGGCCGCGGCCGTCTGA
- a CDS encoding FAD-dependent oxidoreductase, which produces MASSTGTPSGAGSARVLVVGAGPVGLTAAHELARRGLRVRLVDGAPGPARESRAVAVHPRTLETFDQMGVVDGVLARGRKNRAFTMYARGSRLVRLDADYAAMPTRFPYSLIIGQAETEHVLREAVARLGVSVEWGVRLASFEQDHDRVRTRLEHPDGTTEEYEVPWLVGCDGGHSTVRKQLGLPLLGESSETWALADAPVSTDLPPDTIYWVHTGSQALMMVPYQREGYWRLLDTAPGAQPGDAARRFSEKLGAGLGRPVRVGEPEWTSVFTFQQRMVPRMHDGRCFVAGDAAHVHSPASGQGMNTGIQEAYNLAWKLAMAARGQAGRELLATYGQERVPIGKALIGSTRKATFLVQFKNALAGFALPVVFTFVRTIGPLRRAIQRKVLGGMSGLLLSYGDSPLSTADPLMGLPAGVRAAAAADRRGDPGSEALRAELRDTRWSLVWEAGGPGEVGVATAAAAARAHGAWLSVRAVVDGPGDGRPGDGLGDGPGDGPGEAAADLGGPRALGDPQGVLRRALGLRPGGWLLIRPDGYVAAGGASLTRRALARALAPLGPQAALPDGAPDGAPDGAPDGDPADPGAAGTVPVLNPASTAPPGLRDTVEVPPRVLEATR; this is translated from the coding sequence GTGGCGAGCAGTACCGGCACACCGTCCGGGGCCGGGTCCGCCCGGGTCCTCGTGGTGGGGGCGGGCCCCGTCGGCCTGACCGCCGCCCATGAACTGGCCCGGCGGGGGCTGCGCGTACGCCTCGTCGACGGGGCCCCCGGGCCGGCCCGCGAGAGCCGTGCCGTGGCCGTCCACCCGCGCACCCTGGAGACCTTCGACCAGATGGGCGTCGTGGACGGGGTGCTCGCCCGCGGCCGCAAGAACCGGGCCTTCACGATGTACGCGCGCGGCAGCCGCCTGGTCCGCCTCGACGCGGACTACGCGGCGATGCCCACCCGTTTCCCGTACAGCCTGATCATCGGGCAGGCCGAGACGGAGCACGTGCTCCGCGAGGCCGTCGCCCGCCTCGGCGTCAGCGTCGAATGGGGGGTGCGGCTGGCTTCGTTCGAGCAGGACCACGACCGCGTACGGACCCGCCTGGAGCACCCCGACGGCACCACCGAGGAGTACGAGGTGCCCTGGCTGGTGGGCTGCGACGGCGGCCACAGCACCGTGCGCAAACAGCTGGGGCTGCCGCTGCTCGGAGAGTCCAGCGAGACCTGGGCACTCGCCGACGCGCCCGTCTCCACCGACCTGCCGCCCGACACCATCTACTGGGTCCACACGGGCAGCCAGGCCCTGATGATGGTCCCGTACCAGCGCGAGGGGTACTGGCGGCTGCTGGACACCGCCCCCGGAGCGCAGCCGGGGGACGCGGCGCGGCGCTTCTCGGAGAAGCTCGGCGCCGGGCTCGGGCGGCCGGTGCGGGTCGGTGAACCCGAGTGGACCTCCGTGTTCACGTTCCAGCAGCGGATGGTGCCGCGCATGCACGACGGCCGCTGCTTCGTTGCGGGCGACGCGGCCCACGTGCACAGCCCCGCCTCGGGGCAGGGCATGAACACCGGCATCCAGGAGGCGTACAACCTGGCCTGGAAGCTCGCCATGGCCGCCCGGGGGCAGGCGGGCCGGGAGCTGCTGGCCACGTACGGGCAGGAGCGGGTCCCGATCGGCAAGGCCCTGATCGGATCGACCCGGAAGGCCACCTTCCTGGTCCAGTTCAAGAACGCGCTGGCCGGATTCGCCCTGCCGGTCGTCTTCACCTTCGTCCGCACCATCGGGCCGCTGCGCAGGGCCATCCAGCGCAAGGTCCTCGGCGGGATGTCCGGACTGCTCCTGTCGTACGGCGACAGCCCGCTGAGCACCGCCGACCCGCTGATGGGGCTGCCCGCAGGCGTCCGGGCCGCGGCGGCGGCCGACCGGCGCGGCGACCCGGGCTCCGAGGCGCTGCGCGCCGAACTGCGCGACACCCGCTGGTCCCTGGTGTGGGAGGCGGGCGGGCCGGGCGAGGTCGGCGTGGCGACGGCGGCGGCCGCGGCCCGCGCACACGGCGCCTGGTTGTCGGTACGGGCGGTGGTCGACGGGCCGGGCGACGGGCGGCCGGGCGACGGTCTCGGCGACGGCCCCGGTGACGGCCCCGGCGAGGCTGCCGCAGACCTCGGCGGGCCACGGGCACTGGGCGATCCGCAGGGGGTGCTGCGGCGTGCGCTGGGGCTGCGACCGGGCGGCTGGCTGCTGATCCGGCCCGACGGCTACGTCGCCGCGGGCGGCGCGTCCTTGACCCGGCGCGCCCTCGCGCGGGCCCTGGCACCCCTGGGTCCGCAGGCCGCCCTGCCGGACGGGGCGCCGGACGGGGCGCCGGACGGGGCGCCGGACGGGGATCCCGCGGATCCCGGCGCGGCAGGAACCGTACCCGTCCTCAATCCGGCTTCCACCGCACCTCCAGGGCTCCGCGACACGGTCGAAGTCCCACCACGGGTTTTGGAGGCAACACGATGA
- a CDS encoding SDR family NAD(P)-dependent oxidoreductase, producing the protein MTTTSTTTTRSAPSAAPDKPVALVTGGTSGIGLAVVRDLARRGHRVFLCARTPQNVKETVEELRAEGLDVAGTAADVRSREAVTELVAAAVAEWGAPVSVLVNNAGRSGGGPTADITDELWYDVIDTNLNSVFLLTREVLKHGGLGGAPYGRIINIASTAGKQGVLLGAPYSASKHAVVGFTKALGKELAPAGITVNAVCPGYVETPMAQRVRAGYAAAWDTTTEDVQEQFEAKIPLGRYAIPEEVAAMVGYLTTDLAASVTAQALNVCGGLGNF; encoded by the coding sequence ATGACCACCACGTCCACGACGACAACACGGTCAGCGCCGTCGGCGGCGCCGGACAAGCCGGTCGCCCTCGTCACGGGCGGCACGAGCGGCATCGGCCTGGCGGTCGTACGGGACCTGGCCCGCCGCGGACACCGGGTGTTCCTGTGCGCGCGGACGCCGCAGAACGTCAAGGAGACCGTCGAGGAGCTGCGCGCCGAGGGCCTGGACGTCGCGGGCACCGCCGCCGACGTCCGCTCCCGCGAAGCGGTCACGGAGCTGGTGGCCGCCGCCGTCGCGGAGTGGGGCGCCCCGGTCTCCGTCCTCGTCAACAACGCCGGGCGCAGCGGCGGCGGTCCGACCGCCGACATCACCGACGAGCTCTGGTACGACGTCATCGACACCAACCTGAACAGCGTCTTCCTGCTGACCCGGGAAGTGCTCAAGCACGGCGGCCTCGGCGGGGCCCCGTACGGCCGGATCATCAACATCGCCTCCACGGCCGGCAAGCAGGGCGTTCTGCTGGGCGCCCCCTACTCGGCGTCCAAGCACGCCGTCGTCGGCTTCACCAAGGCCCTCGGCAAGGAGCTGGCCCCGGCCGGGATCACCGTCAACGCCGTGTGCCCCGGCTACGTCGAGACGCCGATGGCGCAGCGCGTACGGGCCGGCTACGCGGCCGCCTGGGACACCACGACCGAGGACGTGCAGGAGCAGTTCGAGGCGAAGATCCCGCTGGGCCGGTACGCGATCCCGGAGGAGGTGGCGGCCATGGTCGGCTACCTGACCACCGACCTCGCCGCGTCCGTCACCGCGCAGGCGCTGAACGTCTGCGGCGGACTGGGGAACTTCTGA
- a CDS encoding aromatase/cyclase → MAAEQVHRTVHETEVAAPAGVVYGLIADPVQWPLYFPPNVYVERLEFDGVHERLRMWATANGRVKSWTSRRVLDAAARRIEFRQEVPAAPLSAMTGTWIVEPLGAERSRLVLLHDFSVGGDRAEDVEWVERATDTNSRAELANLATLGERWGRLDDLVMSFEDTVRVDAPPELVYAFLERAEQWPQLLPHVSRLELTEPDELPGVQVMAMDTLTADGSAHTTESVRVCFPAAGRIVYKQTRTPALMSAHTGVWTVTGGAYGSTVTSQHGVVLREEAVQQVLGASADLAAARRYVREALGRNSTATMTYAKQYAESALAR, encoded by the coding sequence ATGGCAGCCGAGCAGGTGCACCGTACCGTGCACGAGACCGAGGTGGCCGCCCCCGCGGGCGTGGTCTACGGACTGATCGCGGACCCCGTGCAATGGCCGCTGTACTTCCCGCCCAACGTGTACGTGGAGCGGCTGGAGTTCGACGGCGTCCACGAACGGCTGCGGATGTGGGCGACGGCGAACGGGCGGGTCAAGTCCTGGACCTCGCGCCGCGTCCTCGACGCCGCCGCGCGGCGCATCGAGTTCCGGCAGGAGGTCCCCGCGGCCCCGCTGTCGGCGATGACCGGCACCTGGATCGTCGAGCCGTTGGGCGCCGAACGCTCCCGGCTGGTCCTGCTGCACGACTTCTCCGTCGGCGGCGACCGGGCCGAGGACGTCGAATGGGTCGAGCGCGCCACCGACACCAACAGCCGTGCGGAGCTGGCGAACCTGGCCACGCTCGGCGAGCGCTGGGGCCGGCTCGACGACCTCGTGATGTCCTTCGAGGACACCGTCCGCGTCGACGCCCCGCCGGAGCTGGTCTACGCCTTCCTGGAACGGGCCGAGCAGTGGCCGCAGCTGCTGCCGCACGTGTCACGGTTGGAGCTCACCGAACCCGACGAGCTGCCCGGCGTCCAGGTGATGGCCATGGACACCCTCACCGCCGACGGGTCCGCGCACACCACCGAATCGGTGCGGGTGTGCTTCCCGGCGGCCGGCCGCATCGTCTACAAGCAGACCCGCACGCCCGCCCTGATGTCCGCCCACACCGGGGTGTGGACCGTCACCGGCGGCGCGTACGGCTCGACCGTCACCTCGCAGCACGGGGTCGTGCTCCGCGAGGAGGCGGTGCAGCAGGTGCTGGGGGCTTCGGCCGACCTGGCGGCGGCCCGCCGGTACGTGCGCGAGGCGCTGGGCCGCAACAGCACGGCGACGATGACGTACGCGAAGCAGTACGCGGAGTCCGCGCTCGCGCGCTGA